The following are from one region of the Phycisphaeraceae bacterium genome:
- the yajC gene encoding preprotein translocase subunit YajC — protein MFMHEIVTLASKPPVIGGGGDVPAASELVPGSPAGTPAPAGRGGGMDIIMFGLLIFFVFMIFTTMMSGKKEKKRKAELLNSLARHDKVQTVGGIIGSIVEIDDTEIIIRTDEATNTRIRVARTAIQTVLKKGRTAGAEAETKPDALEIRA, from the coding sequence ATGTTCATGCATGAAATCGTCACCCTCGCGTCCAAACCCCCTGTCATTGGTGGCGGAGGCGATGTGCCAGCCGCCAGTGAACTCGTCCCCGGCAGCCCCGCAGGCACCCCTGCACCTGCCGGTCGAGGCGGCGGGATGGACATCATCATGTTCGGCCTGCTTATTTTCTTCGTTTTTATGATCTTCACCACGATGATGTCGGGCAAGAAAGAAAAGAAACGCAAGGCCGAACTTCTGAACTCGCTCGCCCGGCACGACAAGGTTCAGACCGTCGGAGGAATCATCGGGAGCATCGTGGAAATCGACGACACGGAGATCATCATCCGCACCGACGAAGCCACCAACACGCGCATCCGCGTCGCCCGGACCGCTATTCAGACCGTCCTCAAGAAGGGCCGAACTGCCGGTGCCGAGGCTGAAACCAAGCCCGACGCGCTCGAAATCCGGGCTTGA
- a CDS encoding queuine tRNA-ribosyltransferase: MRFEIHARCPHTAARVGTVSTPHGDFDTPAFMTVGTRASVKGILPDFIRRIGGQVILNNTFHLMLRPGSQLIERMGGVHRFMNYKGPILTDSGGYQAYSMADINAVDDDGVTFKSIVDGSSVRLTPERAIEIQNQLGADIIMAFDDCPPSVDPAAAPFNQARLRHAITRDSKRSRTYDHTARLQIANERTVRWLDRCKAAHANPNTQALFGIIQGGTDLDQRTHCVQQVCNIDLPGYAIGGVAVGEAFEAIAAVTQHTARLMPENKPRYLMGVGYERDIVAAVRSGIDMFDCVLPTRNGRNANAFTTTGQIRLRNAACADDPRVIEPGCDCPACDPIGFGWESAHETGFSRAYIRHLFMSGEMLGPILVSLHNLRHFQRLMLDIRLAIRHDGWSDFAQRWPVAVEGLTYSASHSN, from the coding sequence CTGAGATTCGAAATCCACGCGCGATGCCCGCACACCGCTGCCCGCGTCGGCACAGTCTCCACACCACACGGTGACTTCGACACCCCCGCATTCATGACCGTCGGCACGCGCGCTTCGGTCAAGGGCATCCTGCCCGATTTCATTCGACGAATCGGTGGCCAGGTCATTCTCAACAACACCTTCCACCTCATGCTCCGCCCAGGCTCGCAGCTCATCGAGCGCATGGGAGGCGTTCACCGCTTCATGAACTACAAAGGCCCAATCCTCACCGACTCCGGCGGATATCAGGCCTACTCGATGGCCGACATCAACGCTGTTGACGACGACGGCGTGACCTTCAAGTCGATCGTCGATGGCAGCAGCGTCCGCCTCACCCCCGAACGCGCCATCGAGATCCAGAACCAACTCGGGGCCGACATCATCATGGCGTTCGACGATTGCCCGCCCTCGGTCGATCCCGCAGCCGCGCCCTTCAATCAGGCCCGCCTGCGCCACGCCATCACGCGCGATTCAAAGCGATCGCGCACCTACGACCATACTGCTCGCCTGCAAATCGCCAACGAACGCACCGTCCGCTGGCTTGATCGGTGCAAGGCCGCGCACGCCAATCCCAACACTCAGGCGTTGTTCGGCATCATCCAAGGCGGTACCGATCTGGATCAGCGCACCCACTGCGTCCAGCAGGTCTGCAACATCGACCTGCCCGGATACGCCATCGGAGGCGTGGCTGTGGGCGAAGCGTTCGAGGCCATTGCAGCGGTCACCCAGCACACCGCCCGGCTCATGCCCGAAAACAAGCCCCGATATCTCATGGGCGTCGGGTACGAACGCGACATTGTCGCTGCGGTTCGCTCGGGCATCGACATGTTCGATTGCGTACTCCCGACGCGCAACGGCCGCAACGCAAACGCCTTCACCACCACAGGGCAGATTCGACTTCGCAACGCTGCCTGTGCCGACGACCCGCGAGTCATCGAACCTGGGTGCGATTGCCCCGCGTGCGACCCGATCGGCTTCGGATGGGAGTCGGCGCACGAAACCGGGTTCTCCCGTGCCTATATCAGGCATTTGTTCATGTCCGGGGAAATGCTTGGGCCGATCCTCGTTTCCCTGCACAATCTGCGACACTTCCAGCGCCTGATGTTGGACATTCGGCTTGCGATCCGCCATGATGGATGGTCCGACTTTGCTCAGCGCTGGCCGGTCGCCGTTGAAGGTCTGACGTACTCAGCCTCTCATTCCAACTGA
- a CDS encoding rhomboid family intramembrane serine protease — MGIYDRDYVRDQRAGAGAPGRERGTLARRARGFSFTTWLIAINIAVAIIRLALGSFGHPVHVQTELTVDPATITQLRESQDYFVSWAPPNTTNPGRTSGTLLYRTLFDVASDGSIRPVGKADYKVMDPLERFGHFSTATGFARLEVWRLVTFQFLHAGFMHLLFNMFGLWVFGRIVEEQLGGKRYLAFYLTCGIFGGLLYLVLNLAGVLGLRLPGALNVQITTSLVGASAGVFGVLMACAYIAPKTIVQLIFPPIPIQMRYLVYGFFALSVWNLVIGSKNQGGEAAHVGGALAGYFFIRRAYLLNDFFEVFRRSSKPRKSPKPSRARTHASDAEIDTILDKISRDGIAGLSDEERKRLAEHSKSERQDRSH; from the coding sequence ATGGGCATCTATGACCGCGACTATGTCCGCGATCAACGCGCCGGAGCTGGTGCGCCTGGGCGCGAGCGCGGAACACTTGCTCGCCGCGCTCGCGGGTTCTCGTTCACCACCTGGCTCATCGCGATCAACATTGCCGTGGCGATCATTCGACTCGCGCTTGGCTCGTTCGGACATCCGGTCCACGTTCAAACCGAACTGACCGTCGATCCGGCAACTATCACCCAGCTGAGAGAATCGCAGGACTACTTCGTCAGTTGGGCGCCGCCTAACACGACCAACCCCGGCCGCACCTCGGGCACACTGCTGTATCGCACACTGTTCGATGTTGCGAGCGATGGATCCATCAGGCCAGTGGGCAAGGCCGACTACAAGGTCATGGATCCCCTCGAACGCTTCGGGCACTTCTCCACCGCCACCGGATTTGCCCGGCTCGAAGTCTGGCGCCTCGTCACATTCCAGTTCCTCCACGCGGGTTTCATGCATCTTCTGTTCAATATGTTCGGGTTGTGGGTCTTCGGCCGCATCGTCGAAGAACAACTCGGCGGCAAACGCTATCTCGCCTTCTATCTCACCTGTGGCATATTCGGCGGCTTGCTCTACCTCGTGCTCAACCTTGCCGGTGTTCTGGGCCTGCGACTGCCCGGGGCGCTCAACGTCCAGATCACAACATCGCTTGTCGGCGCTTCGGCTGGTGTCTTCGGCGTGCTCATGGCGTGCGCGTACATCGCCCCCAAGACCATCGTTCAACTCATCTTCCCGCCAATCCCCATTCAGATGCGCTATCTCGTGTACGGCTTCTTCGCCCTCTCGGTCTGGAACCTCGTGATCGGCAGCAAGAACCAGGGCGGAGAAGCCGCCCACGTCGGCGGCGCGCTGGCCGGATACTTCTTCATCCGCCGCGCATATCTGCTCAACGACTTCTTCGAGGTCTTTCGCCGATCATCCAAGCCTCGCAAGAGCCCAAAACCCTCCCGAGCGCGCACGCACGCATCCGACGCCGAGATCGACACCATTCTCGACAAGATCAGTCGCGACGGCATCGCCGGCCTGAGCGACGAAGAACGCAAGCGCTTAGCCGAGCACAGCAAGAGCGAACGCCAGGATCGAAGCCATTGA